A stretch of Numenius arquata chromosome 11, bNumArq3.hap1.1, whole genome shotgun sequence DNA encodes these proteins:
- the ELF5 gene encoding LOW QUALITY PROTEIN: ETS-related transcription factor Elf-5 (The sequence of the model RefSeq protein was modified relative to this genomic sequence to represent the inferred CDS: inserted 3 bases in 2 codons; deleted 3 bases in 2 codons; substituted 1 base at 1 genomic stop codon) has protein sequence MRHPTEDYKTDSYSFWTPIHPEYWTKHNICECLQFCYDQYKLDANCTSFSHFSINSLQSCNVTQEEFLDAAGICGKYLYFILQSIRMHGISFFTDEETKPSNKDYKXTCDLLTKLSPDSGVPSSLLMLFCSLVPARDKACTRAGSINGQECQSHGRTNLQSSYLWEFVRDLLLSPDEWEDRERGGFGAVKSEALAKMWGQRKKSKRMTXEKLSRALCYYYKTGILEQVDRRLIQKFGXNAHGWQENKI, from the exons ACATCCAACAGAAGACTACAAGA CAGATTCTTATTCTTTCTGGACACCCATCCACCCAGAA TACTGGACTAAGCACAACATCTGTGAATGCTTGCAGTTTTGCTATGACCAGTACAAACTAGATGCCAACTGCACTTCCTTTTCCCACTTTAGTATCAACAGCTTACAGTCGTGCAACGTGACGCAGGAAGAGTTCCTAGACGCTGCAGGCATTTGTGGCAAATACTTGTACTTCATCTTACAGAGTATCAGGATGCATG GCATTTCCTTTTTTACTGATGAAGAAACAAAGCCATCCAACAAGGACTATAAGTAAACTT GTGACCTTTTGACCAAGTTGTCACCAGACTCAGGAGTTCCTTCTTCACTTCTCATGTTGTTCTGCAGTTTAGTCCCAGCCCGTGATAAGGCATGCACGAGGGCAGGTAGCATCAATGGCCAAGAATGTCAGAGTCATGGTAGAACAA ACCTGCAAAGTTCTTATTTGTGGGAATTTGTAAGAGATCTGCTCCTTTCTCCTGATGAATGGGAAGACAGAGAacgaggtgggtttggggctgttaAATCAGAAGCTCTGGCAAAGATG TGgggacaaaggaagaaaagtaagagAATGAC TGAAAAACTGAGCCGAGCTCTCTG TTACTATTATAAAACTGGCATTTTAGAACAAGTGGACAGAAGGCTGATACAAAAGTTTG AGAATGCGCACGGATGGCAGGAAAACAAGATATGA